One window of Paenibacillus sp. FSL K6-3182 genomic DNA carries:
- a CDS encoding polysaccharide deacetylase family protein, translated as MNSKLGYKESDRLLIINADDYGITWGTNEAIHTLFQQAAITSTSIMIPCRSAKEALSKGDIQTIEHAGIHLTLSSSEHQGYKPVYHENPLHSLVTSANEFFTDIAFLESNADLDEVRLEMRAQITYAISQGIDPTHLDSHAGSIFGLNTGRDFLDIALDLCQEYQLPFNLPRRILMQPFINEEQKERFSERISSADRRGIFLIDDIISLPYCLSTNAEYETVKAQFVSMIKNLKPGITQLTVHPSIITEELKQLTNCCMEREIEFRLLCDLNIKQLFLKENIKLISWKDIRDLQRSING; from the coding sequence ATGAATTCTAAATTAGGATATAAAGAATCAGATCGATTATTAATTATTAATGCGGATGATTATGGAATAACATGGGGAACCAATGAGGCTATTCATACATTATTTCAACAGGCTGCCATTACCTCAACTTCAATAATGATTCCCTGCCGATCAGCCAAAGAAGCTTTAAGCAAGGGTGATATTCAGACTATCGAGCACGCCGGAATTCATTTGACATTATCAAGTTCAGAGCATCAAGGATATAAGCCTGTGTATCATGAGAATCCGCTCCACAGCCTTGTTACTTCAGCTAATGAATTCTTTACAGATATCGCATTTTTAGAGTCCAATGCTGATCTGGATGAGGTTAGGCTTGAAATGCGAGCTCAAATTACATATGCGATTTCTCAAGGGATTGATCCCACTCATCTTGACAGTCATGCAGGGAGTATCTTTGGTCTAAACACAGGACGTGATTTTTTGGATATAGCATTAGATTTATGCCAAGAGTATCAACTGCCCTTTAATTTGCCTAGAAGAATTCTAATGCAGCCGTTTATAAACGAAGAGCAAAAGGAGAGGTTTTCCGAACGAATTTCTTCAGCGGACAGGCGCGGTATTTTCCTCATTGATGATATCATTTCTCTTCCGTATTGCCTTAGCACAAATGCAGAGTACGAGACGGTGAAGGCGCAGTTTGTATCCATGATCAAAAACCTAAAACCTGGTATCACCCAGTTAACTGTTCATCCGTCTATCATTACTGAAGAACTGAAGCAATTAACAAACTGTTGTATGGAAAGGGAAATTGAATTCCGCTTACTCTGTGATTTGAATATAAAGCAGCTCTTCCTAAAGGAAAACATCAAGCTCATTTCGTGGAAGGACATTCGTGACCTACAACGTTCAATTAATGGGTAA
- a CDS encoding beta-galactosidase family protein — protein MTTFNYSGSSFYYNDQPIRLLSGAFHYFRTVPEHWQDRLAKLKACGLNTVETYVPWNLHEPKKGQFYFEGMADIVRFIELAGEIGLHVIVRPAPYICAEWEFGGLPSWLLADPDMRLRCYHKPFLDHVDAYYDVLLPKLKPLLCTNGGPIIAMQVENEYGSYSNDKRYLIHQKESMIARGIDVLLFTSDGPEDAMLQGGMIDGVLATVNFGSRPAEAFEKLKQYQPDAPFMCMEYWNGWFDHWGEEHHTRPAEDVASVLDEMLSLNGSVNFYMFHGGTNFGFYNGANGHTADSYEPTVTSYDYDALLNESGEPTAKYYAVRDIISKYVDVPACELPAPIAKKAYGQVEMTEQASLAANLDNISAPIYTAYPETMEKLGQDYGFIHYRTFISGPRPKDQFFLQDVHDRAQIFLNGQPAGVLDRVHTDVKIEFEVPAEGVEVSILVENLGRVNYGPYMKDRKGITEGVRFGRQFLSDWTTYTLPLTDLSGLQFGSITEQTGPSFFRGTLIVDEPCDTFLSLEGWIKGVVFINGFNLGRYWDIGPQKRLYVPGPLLKQGDNEIIIFELHGTTDSTVSFLDQPDLGS, from the coding sequence ATGACTACATTTAATTATTCAGGATCTTCATTTTATTATAATGATCAGCCGATACGTCTCCTCTCAGGAGCTTTTCATTATTTCCGAACTGTACCTGAGCATTGGCAAGATCGACTTGCAAAATTAAAAGCCTGCGGGCTCAATACCGTGGAAACGTATGTCCCATGGAATCTTCATGAGCCGAAGAAAGGCCAATTTTATTTTGAAGGCATGGCGGATATCGTTCGTTTTATTGAGCTGGCTGGAGAAATCGGGCTGCATGTTATTGTTCGCCCGGCGCCTTATATTTGTGCGGAATGGGAATTTGGCGGATTGCCATCTTGGCTGCTGGCGGACCCTGATATGCGTCTGCGCTGCTACCATAAGCCGTTTCTAGATCATGTAGATGCTTATTATGATGTGCTGCTTCCGAAATTAAAACCACTCCTATGCACCAATGGCGGGCCGATCATCGCGATGCAGGTCGAGAATGAATATGGAAGCTACAGCAATGACAAACGCTACTTAATTCATCAAAAAGAAAGCATGATTGCTCGTGGAATAGACGTTCTGCTATTCACTTCCGATGGACCAGAAGATGCGATGCTGCAAGGCGGTATGATCGATGGTGTTCTGGCAACGGTGAATTTTGGGTCTCGGCCAGCAGAAGCGTTCGAGAAGCTTAAACAATATCAACCGGATGCGCCATTTATGTGTATGGAATATTGGAATGGTTGGTTTGATCATTGGGGGGAGGAGCATCATACCCGTCCCGCTGAGGATGTCGCAAGTGTGCTTGATGAAATGCTTAGTCTGAACGGGTCCGTTAATTTCTATATGTTCCATGGCGGAACAAACTTTGGTTTCTACAACGGAGCGAACGGCCATACGGCGGATAGCTATGAACCTACAGTGACTAGCTATGATTATGATGCCTTGCTAAATGAATCCGGTGAACCGACTGCTAAATATTATGCGGTGCGCGATATTATCTCCAAATATGTGGATGTACCTGCATGTGAATTGCCAGCTCCTATCGCTAAGAAAGCGTATGGACAAGTGGAAATGACCGAGCAAGCTTCATTAGCGGCTAATTTGGACAACATCTCTGCACCTATTTATACAGCATACCCTGAGACAATGGAAAAGCTGGGGCAGGATTACGGATTTATCCATTATCGTACGTTTATTAGCGGACCTCGTCCTAAAGATCAGTTTTTCTTGCAAGACGTGCATGACCGTGCACAAATTTTCCTTAACGGACAGCCGGCTGGTGTTCTGGACCGCGTTCATACCGATGTGAAGATAGAATTTGAAGTGCCTGCGGAAGGAGTAGAGGTCTCTATCCTTGTTGAGAATTTAGGCCGAGTTAATTACGGACCTTATATGAAAGACCGGAAAGGGATTACAGAAGGGGTACGTTTTGGACGCCAGTTCTTGTCGGATTGGACGACGTACACTTTACCGCTAACGGACTTATCGGGCCTGCAATTCGGGAGCATCACGGAACAAACAGGACCGAGCTTCTTCCGAGGAACTTTAATTGTGGATGAGCCATGTGATACTTTCCTCAGTCTGGAAGGGTGGATCAAAGGGGTCGTGTTCATCAATGGTTTCAATCTGGGTCGTTATTGGGATATTGGACCGCAGAAGAGATTGTATGTGCCAGGTCCATTATTGAAGCAAGGCGATAATGAGATTATTATCTTTGAATTGCATGGAACGACGGATAGCACCGTTAGCTTCTTGGATCAACCTGATTTAGGCTCTTAA
- a CDS encoding DUF4091 domain-containing protein translates to MNNPVQFETKLLSSLTKVFADETPTEQAFQSASALFGETYSFQVAYTSDTLLKNIKVNIDSDLAERILIRSVGLAPSEMPCFQNPDDNVLRTTPGLYPDPLYELNQQSINAVPEQWRSIWVSVELDDSVAAGVHSIQFSFQSEEGESLAVSDIFQLTVIPAALPAQQLIHTEWFHVDCIATQYGVEVFSEAHWTLLERYVDAMVKHGMNMVLTPLFTPPLDTLVGGERPTVQLVKVDVEGDTYTFGFDQLTRWVTMCKKLDVKYFEFSHLFTQWGAKCAPKIMGTVHGEEKKLFGWETDASSEAYRSFLDQFLPSLDRYLKENGLDQQSWFHISDEPDLSQLESYQAASQIVRKHLSDYPIMDALSDLDMYERGLVQRPIPGNNHIEPFLEHGVPDLWTYYCCAQHQEVSNRFFNMPSSRNRIIGLQLYKFGLKGFLHWGFNFWYSQYSIDQKLDPYRSTDAKLAFPSGDSFLVYPGEEGPIESIRLEVLYEAMQDLRALELLEQKIGKEQTIKLLEEGLQEPLTFSVYPKGSGEWLLAARERINLAIASHYA, encoded by the coding sequence ATGAATAATCCAGTTCAATTTGAGACGAAGTTACTAAGCTCGTTGACAAAAGTATTCGCAGATGAGACGCCAACCGAACAAGCCTTTCAAAGCGCTTCTGCGCTTTTCGGCGAAACCTACTCCTTCCAAGTCGCCTACACCTCAGATACTCTCTTAAAAAATATAAAAGTAAACATCGACTCCGACCTTGCAGAACGTATTTTGATTAGATCTGTTGGGCTGGCTCCTTCGGAGATGCCTTGTTTCCAAAATCCAGATGATAACGTCCTGCGCACGACACCGGGACTATATCCAGATCCATTATATGAGCTGAATCAACAATCCATTAATGCAGTACCCGAGCAGTGGCGTTCCATTTGGGTGAGCGTGGAGCTTGATGATTCTGTCGCTGCGGGTGTTCATTCCATTCAATTCTCCTTTCAATCAGAGGAAGGGGAGTCCTTAGCGGTATCCGATATATTTCAATTGACAGTCATCCCTGCGGCATTGCCCGCGCAGCAGTTAATTCACACGGAATGGTTTCATGTGGATTGTATTGCAACGCAGTATGGTGTCGAAGTCTTTAGTGAAGCGCATTGGACGCTTCTGGAACGTTATGTGGACGCGATGGTCAAGCACGGCATGAACATGGTATTGACGCCACTCTTTACGCCGCCGCTCGATACCCTTGTTGGAGGAGAACGTCCAACTGTCCAACTGGTGAAAGTTGATGTGGAGGGAGATACTTATACATTTGGCTTTGATCAGCTTACGCGGTGGGTAACGATGTGCAAGAAGCTGGACGTGAAGTACTTTGAGTTTTCACACTTGTTTACGCAATGGGGAGCAAAATGCGCTCCAAAGATTATGGGAACGGTACATGGAGAAGAGAAAAAGCTATTCGGCTGGGAGACGGATGCATCCTCTGAAGCTTATCGAAGCTTCTTGGATCAATTCCTGCCAAGTCTTGATCGCTACTTGAAAGAAAATGGACTGGATCAGCAAAGCTGGTTCCATATTTCGGATGAGCCGGACCTCAGTCAATTGGAATCCTATCAGGCTGCCAGCCAGATCGTGCGTAAGCATTTGTCTGATTATCCTATTATGGACGCGCTGTCTGATTTGGATATGTATGAGCGGGGTCTAGTGCAAAGACCGATTCCGGGAAACAATCATATCGAACCGTTTCTGGAGCATGGCGTTCCGGATTTATGGACCTATTATTGCTGTGCGCAGCATCAAGAAGTGTCCAATCGTTTTTTTAACATGCCTTCCTCTAGAAACCGGATTATTGGGCTTCAGTTGTATAAGTTTGGATTGAAGGGCTTTCTGCATTGGGGTTTTAATTTCTGGTATTCGCAGTACTCCATCGATCAGAAGCTGGATCCCTATCGGTCAACGGATGCAAAGCTTGCGTTTCCTTCGGGAGATTCCTTCTTGGTTTATCCTGGCGAAGAGGGGCCAATTGAGTCTATTCGCTTGGAAGTTCTCTATGAAGCGATGCAAGACTTGCGCGCACTCGAGCTGCTAGAGCAGAAAATTGGCAAAGAACAGACGATAAAGCTGTTGGAAGAGGGTTTGCAAGAACCATTGACGTTCTCTGTTTATCCAAAGGGCAGTGGGGAATGGCTGTTAGCGGCAAGAGAGAGAATCAATCTGGCTATAGCGAGTCATTATGCTTAA